The genome window gaacgagatttaaaacaaggtggggagtatgtaacattcccaaaatttttatttatataaaatatataaaacttatgttattaaaaggatgcatcatgggtaagttgaccaatagaaatatgaggtattttgagcaagcgtaggaaccatttaataattaaattataaaaatacattatatttgaacctactttgtttttaatgaaacttggttcaaaatataGATAAAATTATTCTTGTTCTAATGGCATATTCAgcattttataaaacgttatactTTTAAAGTTATAAGCACCAAATGAGTGAagtagttaaattaattataatatataaatcaaTAATATTAAAATCAAATAAACTATAACATACATATTTTTGGAATATATGTACGTAATtttcaaaataaataataaaataatatgaaCTTAAAGAAATGGGAATGGTGTCTACGTGTGTGCATGTGAACCACTAAAATATTTGAAATCAATGCAAAGTGTACATGTCCTAcaacaatcaaaagaaaaagaaactttAGATCAAGATCAGATGGAATCTAACTTCACAAGCAAGTTTCTAAAACAAGTATATATATCGAAGAGTAGCATCAAAATCAATTTCATTTCTTTCCCTCGCCACTCTTTTGCAAAAATATATATACCCCTTTTTCTTTAGTAATTCACCCCTAAATTCTATAAAGCCCTGCtccattttaagtgttttaacccttgatcactgataccctgtccgactgacgtagggccccgtaacgtatgtcaaggctctgcctaaattcgttggggttctgtctcgtgacgtagggataaagtggaattgggttactatacttaatgtgaatacactatatattttattaaataacccaagaattatacccaaaatataacaaccctcctaaaacatccctgacaccctacacttcctaaaatacaccccgaaatacaatatagcaTTAACAATAagtgaaaaacaagaaaaagtaagttgaggcgggccgcgtagaccccaCCTCAACCTTACGCGGGCGGTTTAAAGGTTAGaacctgacttatgtgatttttAAGTTTAGGTGGGCCGCGTAAGCCATCCCgttagtttacgcgggccgcatgggatCAAaaaggtggcgcagcccggtgatgacacgtgtcatcatcgtggcgagcCTAGTAGATGACCCGGACAAGCTACCCTGTTGACCagagttgacgcgggccgcgtaggccctgcccttgtgttacgcgggccgcgagagaacCAGGTTCGGCAACTATTTAAGCAGGTTATCGGAATTCATTTGATTTCGCTCACAATCGACTTCCTTTCTCTAAAATTCTCAATAGTAGGCTTTATacacgggtattataccccccctAATTagtgaagctctgcctcgttgtaagtatcataacccctggagacgtattagatactctgcccgattgatctagggttccgtaacggttgtcgtggttctgctcgacgtagtcgttggaatgccgtctcggggagggtattactaatgttaaaatgagttattatactaacgtgtgtgcattgtttatttaattaaattataaccacgaagtcacaaaggaaagccctataatagcaatgtgagttgatccactttttgtaaacctttttgttaactgttttacaaaaccttaaatattttccatgcgaatagcagttattgagtatttgtaagaatacaattacaatcggtaaatttggggttttgtatacaaaatttgttaccacctggtaaaggagtaacatgaccataagtcggaacgacagtaccgtgtggtggtaattgatataacttggaaacaaatgtaattgcggatgcgccctcaatactgttcactgtgactttttaattaaacttgattaaactgggattcactcaccagtatttcctgctgataaaatgttttaaacacgtgtttcaggtaactttgtgtgaagccaataaaagccagctggagagcactgaaggcttagaaaagtggcaataaagttacctaaaataaaatagatgtttttgttaaataaaataggatttattcctatgaaaatgtgtgtattgCAAACTTGTTTTTTATCCCaagtgtttaatattatgaaaatatggtggtttgctctgataaaatatttcctaactacggtcctgatgaaaaactccgctgccaaattagacaataccaGATACCACCGATAcaggctcacggccgcccgttcctgtgacatataatataatctttatttgtaattttaataaaatacctTTAGTTTTATATTTGAAGTTACCTAAATACCCTTCCAGCTAACAAACATTTTAGATGGAGTTAATGTCAGGTagcaaaatgaaaaaaaaaaaacataacaaactataggaggaaaatgactatttttaaatgATTGGGACAAAACCGTTAAACGAGCAAATCACATAGAGCAAAACAAAAGTTTACTTCATATGGTGGTTTACTTCGATGTACATTTCTCCGGCGTTGGGGGTTCCCAAGCGTCGGGAAGGAAAGGGGGGGACGAGGAGATTCCGGCGGGAGACGTTTTAAATTCCCAGGGTAGTGGTTCCAAGGTGCATGGGGAAGTTGGAAACATTATGGGAGAGAGCATGCATAAGGAGAGAGAAGGTTCTGGGATAGGGGAAGGAAAAGGGCCTAGGGATCAGCAAAGGAATGTTTGTGAGGTGTCCTTTTCGCCTCCAGTTGGCTGTCCCGAGGGGGAGTATGGTGGGGGGGGGTCCCACATTCCAATCAGCTGAAAGGCCTAGCTTTAATTTCTTAGTGGGGTCTGGAGAGGTGGGCTGCGGTAAAAGGAATAGGAGGTCCAAGTTGGGCCCAAGAGGTAAGGTGGGCCTTTCTAATTCCAATAAAGAATCTGATATATCTCCAGGCTCCACGAGGCCCAACAAGAGAGTTAGGTCTGATCATAACGATTATCCGCCTGGGTTTGGCTTCATTGGGTTTACCTCTAGGAGAGGTGAAGGTGCGGAGTCGAGTCAACCTGAGCAAGAAAGGGGTGAGGGTAATCTGGATCTCAATGTCTGTATGTCGGCGGAGGATCTCCCGGAGGTGGAACGGAATGGAAACTCGGTTGCCGAGGGGGGAGATGAAGTGCAGGGGAGAGATGATCCGGTTATTAGGTCAAGAATTGAAGAGGAAGTGGAGGAGACCGTCAATATTGGGGCTAAGATCGGTGTCGATTTGAAGGATCATACGGAATTAATTAGAAAGGTCATCCATTCATCAGGAATTAATGGGGTGTCAATATGAATATCCTATCAGTAAATCTGAGAGGTCTGGGGGGTGGAAACAAGGAAGGCTGGATAAAGTCAATCAGGAAGGATTTCAACATCAGTTTCGTGGCTATTCAAGAATCAAAGCAAGGTAATGTTTCCCACGCTGTTTTGTCTAAGTTCTGGGGCAGGGGGGTTTTCGGTTCAGAGACAGTGGATTCCTCGGGGTTATCAGGGGGTATAATTTCGATGTGGGATGAGAGTGTCTTTGCCGTGGAAGGTAGTAATAAACACAGGAATTTCTTACATGTTCGTGGTAAGCTAAAAGGTTCCAATAGGGTGGTGAATTGGTTGAATGTTTATGCCCCACAGGGGATTCAGGCTAAGAAAGAGATTTGGGATCTTATCGGTGAGTTGATCTTATCCCATGATGGTATGTGGGTTGTGAGTGGGGATTTTAACGCTGTCCGCTTCCGGGAGGAGAAAAGTAATTGCTCTTTCAAACCGAGTTGTGCTAGTAACTTTAATTTTCTGATTTTTGAAGCCGGATTAATTGAGTACGAGATGAGAGGTAGGAAATTCACATGGCATTCAGAAAATAGTCAAAAGAGGAGCAAATTGGATAGATTTTTGGTGAACTCCGAATTTTTTAATGAGTGGCCCGAGGCTCGTGTTCAGGCCCTTCCTAACTTATGGTCCGATCACTGCCCTATCGTTCTTTCGTCGAAATCAGTTAACTTTGGCGCCCGGCCGTTCCGGATTTTTAACTCGTGGTTGGGGAAGGAGGGTTTCAAAGGAGTGGTTGAGGAAGCGTGTCGTAGCTTCTCGGTGCCGGAGTGCAGCCCCGATGTGTGGTTAGTTAAGAAATTGGGGTTTATTCGGTCTAGAATTAAAAAATGGAGAGACGCGATGATGGCAAAGGAAGGGGAATCTCTTATCCTGGCTAAGCAGGAATTGGAGGAATTGGAATCAATTCTTGAGGTTAGAGATCTCGAGGAAGATGAGATATGGGCCCTAGCAGAAAACAAAAGGTTAATTGAGGAAATTGAGCTGGCTAAAGTCAAAGATCTTAGGCAGAGGTCTCGTATTCGTTGGGCTAAAGAGGGAGATGAAAACTCGAAGTTCTTTCACACTATGATCAACTGTAGGAAGGCCAGTAATGTGATTCACGGGATGATGATAAATAATGAATGGGTATCCAAACCGTCTTTAGTTAAAAAGgaggtttttaattttttcaggTCAAAATATAAGGAGGATAGCAGGTCTCGGCCCCGGCTTGTGATTCCAAATTTGAAGAAGATTTCGGAAGATGAAGCGTTGGGGATTGAATCTAGATTTACTATTGATGAGATAAAATCAGCGGTTTTCGAGTGTGGTGATGATAGGGCCCCCGGTCCGGATGGTTTcaattttaggtttttcaaaatgTTTTGGAGGCTTTTTGAGGATGACTTTTCTCGTATTTTGTCGGGTTTTTTTGATTCGGGACGTATTAATGAAGGTTGTGGTTCATCTTTCATCACCCTAGTGCCTAAAGTTAGAGACCCGGCAGGGCTTGGTGATTATCGCCCTATAAGTTTAGTTGGGGTTATTAATAAGGTGGTGTCAAAGGTGCTCGCGAATAGGCTGAAGAAAGTCCTCGGATCGGTGATATCGGATTCCCAATCGGCTTTTTTGGGAGGTAGGCTCATTCTGGATGGTCCGCTTGTCATTAACGAAGTGCACTCGTGGCTTAAAAGAAGTGGTAAAAAGGCGTTTTTGTTGAAAATCGATTTTGAAAAAGCTTACGATAACATCAATTGGAATTTTGTGGTGGATATGTTTAGATACATGGGGTTTGGAGAAAGGTGGTGCAACTGGATATGGGGGGTCTTATCTTCTGCTCGAGCGTCTGTTTTAGTGAACGGTGCCCCGACATTTGAATTCAAATGGGAAAAAGGAACGCGACAAGGGGACCCTTTATCCCCGTTTTTGTTTGTAGCGGTTATGGAAGGTTTATCATATATTCTCGATAAAGCTAAGGAGGTTGGGGTGTTTTCGGGGATTGCCCTTCCAGAGGATGGGCCTTCGATATCTCATTTGTTTTTTGCGGATGACGCATTGATTGTCGGGGAATGGAGTTCCAATGGTACTTTGAACGTGGTCAGGCTTCTTAGGAGCTTCCACGCCTGTTCGGGATTAAAAATTAACCTTGGTAAGTCCAATCTCTATGGTATTGGAGTAGATAATGGGGAGGTTGGGAGGATGGCCGAAGAGGTAGGGTGTAAACAGGATTCTCTTCCCTTTAAGTACCTAGGTTTGAAGGTGGGGGCGAACATGAATCGTGTTAATAATTGGAAGTTGGTGTATGATATCTTCGAGTCGAGATTAGCTCTCTGGAAATCAGCTCTATTATCGATGGGTGGAAGAACTACGTTGATTCGCTCGGTGCTTCAAAGTCTTCCATGCTATTATTTTTCAATATATAAAGCTCCGGTTAAAGTTGTCAAAGATCTAGAAGGAATGATTAGAAAGTTTTTATGGGGAGGATCTTCTGTGGGAAATAAGACCCACTGGGTTTCGTGGGATATTGTGGCTATTTCGAAGGAAAAAGGGGGAATAGGCCTGAGTAAGTTGGGTAATATCAATAAGGCGCTTCTGTATAAATGGGCGTGGAGATATAAAACGGAAAAGGGAAGATTATGGGTAAAAGTTATTGACTCTCTCCATTCAAAAGGGTCGGGTTGGTCTTTTCTTCCAGTCAATAAGTATGCGAGTGGGGTGTGGTCTAATATTGCCGCTACCATTAATAAGCCGGTTATTGACGGTTCGAGTGTTCGCAAGCTTTTTGAAGGCAGAATAGGCAGAGGGGACGAAACTCTTTTTTGGTTGGACCCTTGGCTCCGGAACATCCCGCTTAAAGATTCTTGCCCTCGTCTGTTTGCTTTGGAGGTAGTCAAAACGTGTTCAGTAAAGGACAGGATTGAGGGGAACTGGCTATGGAGGCACGACCCAGATCAGGATGAAGAAGCTACAGAATTTGCGGAGTTAAGAGCAGCAGTAGCCTCGGTTATCTTATCGGAGAGAAAGGATAGTTGGGGTTGGAAGGGGGATAAATCGGGTGTATTTACGGTGAGCTCGGCCAAGAAGTATTTGGACAGTTTGGACGTTTCGTGCGGTGGCTTACTTCTCGATTGGTGCAAGTGGATCCCCGTTAAATGCAATTTATTTGCTTGGAGAGTAGGATTGGGTCGGATTCCAACAGCGGATGAGTTAAAGAAAAGAGGTATGGAAGTCGGAGAAGGTATATGTCCGTTGTGCAGATCGGAGGAAGAGACGTCTTCTCACTTGTTCACCTCGTGCTATATAGCGACGGTCCTGTGGCAAAAAATTAGCAACTGGTGTCGTGTTCCACCTATTTATGCGTTTTCCGTTAAAGACTTGCTGGAGTTCCATAAGTTTTGCCCTCTCAGATCTGAAGAAAAAGTCGTTATGCACGGTATAATGTTTACTGCAGTTTGGTGCCTTTGGTTAATGCGGAATAAGGCGATCTTCTCGGCCGCCGTCGTTAAGGTTGATAGTATTTTTAGTGATGTAAAGTCGTTGGGTTTTCTGTGGCATAATAATAGAGCCAAAGGTAGGTCGGTATTTTGGGGCGATTGGTGTAATTTTGTAATTATGTAGTTTGTTGTTTGTTGTTTCCGGTCCGGTTTTCGGGCTGGGATGTGTTTCTAATGAAGTtatcctttcaaaaaaaaaagatatatctttttattattttatataaaattatatttatacaaccGTCTATTGTTTTAACCTAGTTATTATATACTACGTAACAAGGAAGCACAAAGCTCCAAATTCCCCAATCTCCATGTCGGTGCAAACCACCAATCACAGCACAACCTGCAGCTGGGCCCAATAAGACCCCCAGATCTCTCCCAATCACAAAACCCTTTGGTTCACTCTATCTCAATCTCTTCGCTATGAAGTTTGAAGAGGGCAACTGCGGTTCAGGGGCTGCTGCTACATCGTCTAGTTCAAGCGCTGTAGATTCTTCAATAAGTTTTGTGCTTCTTTCAGAGTCAGAGGGGTGTATGAGGCACATTTTGGCACATACTTCGCCTCGGGATGCGTGCAGGGCGTCTTTGATTTCGAGGGGTGTTAAGTGTTTTGCTAATTCTGATGCTGTGTGGGAAAGATTCTTGCCGGATGATGATCGGGAGATTATTTCACGGGCGCTTGATCCGGTGAGGTATTCGTCTAAGAAAGAGTTGTACTTTCGGCTTTGTGATTCGCCTGTTCTTCTGGATGATGGGAATTTGGTAAGTTGTTGTTTCGTGTTTTGAGTCTTGCACACCACATGTTCGATGAAATTACTCTGTTAGTAGACATGTTATGATACCCAACCCGAAGCACCACATCAAATTCTCGGCCCCGTCTATGAGGATTCTGGTGCCCTGTGCAAAGTAGAAAAAATGGGCCCTAGAATATAaacatgtgtgtgtgtatatatatatatataagtgagTTTAATTGGGCTGGGTTAGATGGGCTAAACTAAATAGGTTATTGGGTTTATTTAATTGGGTTAGTTTTTTAAAAAGGTTAGCtgttttaaaatgttatttgGGCTCCTTGGAAATGGGTCCTGTGCAGTCGCACCACTTGCCCCTAAGACTGCTGGGTATGGGGCTTGGAAGGGGGTGACATGGCGGGCTGGATGGCTAAAGAAATTGGACCGTTGGGGTGGCCAGGCCAAACggtcattttttttaatttttgaacgGTTTGGGGTAGCCGCCAGGGGCGAACCCTCACTATCCggtgggtgggcgggcgcaccccttaaaatagaaaaaaagtagtgtaatttttaggcaaaaaacccgaTCGCCACCCCTTGAAAATTCGATTAAGCCCCTCTACTGCCTTCCATCCCCACTTGAAATAGCATGATAAAAGATATTCCGGTTAGCCGGAGATCCAAACTTCTGCATTTTGAGGTTTCATCTGTTAAAGAGTGAAGATGATGACTTGCTTTTGACTTATTTATCAACAGAACTGCAATAATTTCTTAATTAGTTAGTTTAATTAACAAGTTATATACAAACTTTATTTTATTCATGTTATATTATAGAATCTTTTATACATAAGCACATAGCTTTATTTAATGCATAAGTTTTTATGttagaatcatcatcatcatactcagtaaatctcaccaatagcaaagctaaggtagggtctgaagAGGGTaggatgtagacaaccttacctctaccccataggaatagagaggccGCTTCCAGTGAGAGtgtgagacccccgactcgatagtagttttgcatcaagccttggacataaggcacataacactcagcaattgagacaaaggccgattagtgcatgtacccccttgtctttcggctatcaacgctaccacatgatgcatgattaaccatccccctcttttaacgttattttcacgaaattagtaaaataacgttaaagttagtgcactttcacttttgacCCCCGAGCGGCCACACATATATACACTATATGCGCATACCACAAGCGGGGCATAAAGTTTTTATGTTAGAATAGTTTCAACAATCTATTGGGGTCTTATATATTTAGTATGTGACCCGACTTGACTTCATCCGACCTGATTCAAAAGTTTTTAATATTTAACTATAGACGAATTCAAAAGTTTTTAATATTTAACTATAGACGAATAACCCTTAAAAATTTTCGCACCCTATAAAAAatatttctgggtccgccactggtagCGGCTATGGCAAaccaagtttaaaaaaaaaattacattttataCCTATAAATACCCAATCCCAAACCATATTCTCTACAACGCGGTCAAACCGCGTATTGGGGTCGAGCGTTTCAACAATACCAACAGCACGTCGGCAACATGCGTCACAACTTAAACGCGTGTCAACACAAATGGCGTGAGCTCAAACCGAAGTTTGATCGCTTTAGAACTTGCTTTGACCATGTCCCTGCGGTTGACTTGACCAACGGCGATCGACTCGAAATCGCGAAGATCGAGTACAAGCACGATGCGAATACGGATTTTAAGTGAGTTGCCCACTTTAATATTTATCGTACcctgtagttttttttttaatttttttaggatttaataagtagttttttttttgttttttaggatttaaaaagttttttttattttttcggatttaataagtagttttttttaattgtgattgtcttttatgtatttttttttaaattaatgtaATATGCTTTTAAtataaattgtgtttttttatataaattgtcAACTTAAAAAAAAAGGAATGCCACATGGCACCCCAATGCCGGCCTAGCCACGCCCCTTCCACACCCCACTTTTTTGGGTGTGGACTGGTGGAGCCCACACCTGccacgtgtcgagcaatgcccccaacccaagcccctccACACCCCATAATCTAAGATCCGGGCCCGATCAAATTGGTGGGTCCATAATTAAGGATTTATAAAGGATGATAAAGTGATAGTGGGCACCCCTAGATGTGAACAAATTGCTAGAATCATGCCCTAAGTGATGCATGAGTAACAGCTAGACTAGTCATTAGTTGAATTCAAATACACTAACTGGACCCTTATACATTTTTTGCTGATTAGAAGAAAATGCTTCAGGAATTTGTTTATCATCCAAACATTTTTCATTTGATGCGTCATCAAATGTTACATAGCATGTATGTGAAATTTAGCAAACATACATGTGGACGTTCAACGATATGAATAACGCAAGCTTATTATCCCAACCTTACAGACTCAAGTTATCACACTAAAATTGTATTAaagcactttgaaaattttctgTTTTTCGAACTTCTAGGAAGGTTTAATCAATCAAGAACATATAAGCACTAATATGCTCTGTTTAAATAAGGCAGATGGCATACACACAATAATTTATACTCATATAATTATGTTCAACAATCCCTGTTGTCAATAGTGGCTATAGTGCGCTACGTAGTGAAGTGTGCGTATGGCGCTATTTGCCGTTTGCGACCAAATAGTGTCCATATAGcgaatttttttattaacttaatCTGCAGACTAGTCAAACATTTGCCTAAAATATGTAATATTCCACTATTAGAAATAGATATGCCCCCATGGAGTAGTCGCCCACCATCTCACACTATCGGACCTCCTACGCTTATCGGGCCTTGATCTTCGTGTTGTTTCCTTATGTGTGTAATGTTTGATTTTTGGCTGAATTAAAGTATGCACATAACTTGATCTATTTGTTAGGGCCCATATCTGTTTTACTATGATTAAATGCATTGTATGAGTATATGCTATGTTCAAATTTGTGAGCTAGGTCATCAGATTCCATAACAGAACTCAAAGCTTCATCCTTCCATAAGTATTACGTTTTTATAACTCAGGGTACTTCTCTTTAGTCATGCATGGTCACATCTAAGGGGGTGAAAGTGAAACTTTGTCAACTTGCCCTTTTATTATTAAGCGAAGGACTTTAAAGATTAAGCCTAACTAGGATTGTTAATTTGTCCAAACGCTTCAGCATGAGTATCATCTACTTATGAAGGAAATACGTTAGAAAAGTGAACATAGTTAATAATCGTTTCATCCCTCGTAGCTAATGATGAGTTTGTTTTTGAGCGGGTCAATAAAACAAGGACAAATTTGTCGTAAGTTAAAGATTTTGACCCGATTGCTTTTGGTTCAACCTAGGGGTGTTAACCGTGTCGGGTTGATGGGTTAAAATTCTTCAACCCTAACCCGACCCGTATTTTTTATTCGTGTCTTGTCGAACCCATTAAATTCGTGTCGTGTTCGGGTCATGTTTCGTGTCGACCCTAGACACAATATTGCTTTGTTATCACTTATCATTATGTAGCCTGCGCAGCGTATTTCGTGTCGACCCTAGACACAATATTGCTTCGTGAATTACTTTGTTGTCACTTATCATTATGTAGCCTGCGAACATTGTGGCGTTTTTGTAATATAACTCTGTATCTAAACGAATCTTAAATTCCTATGTGCACAGAGCTTCTCCCTATATAAACAGAACGGGAAAAAATGTTTTATGCTAGGAGCAAAGGCGCTTTCAATCGCATGGTCCGCTACGGTTTTCTGGAGATGGAGATCTTTACCCGAATCAAGGTTTTGTTAGATCCATTTCTTTCTGACGTTAGTGATGAAGATGATACCGAAATATTAAATTAAAGAAATCTTTAAAACGAAATGATTTGCAGATTTTCAGAAGTAGCAGAACTTGTAGCCGTGTGTTGGCTAGAAATTAAAGGCAAGTTTAAACCTAGTATGCTTTCGTCAAAGACTACATACGCAGCGTACCTTGTGTACAACATTGGACCGCTCTCACGCGGGCTTGATTTCCCAGCAAAGACATTGGTTAGACATGTTGATGGAACCGAAGATGCGGATGATGATGTGGCAATGACTGTTGCTTACTTGAAGCCATTGAATACGAATACACATATGGAAAGGATAGGTGGGGTCCCACGAAAGCGAACAGATGGGTGGATGGAGATTGAATTAGGTAAGTTTTATAATGATAAAACTGACGGTGAGATAGACATTCGGTTTACAGAGATTAGTGAACTTTATTGGAAATCCGGGCTTATAGTTGAGGGTATTGATATTCGTCCTATAAATGAGGAACAACATACGTGACACATAAAGGTGAAACATGTTCCGATCAATTGGAACATGTTGATTATGCAACTTGATTTTGGTAGGTGTTTATTTCTCTATTAACATGTATTTGTGATATATTAACTGCAAGCTGAAACATTAAACGTAGCAGGATATTTTTATGATCCGAGATCGTAAAGCGGGCAGTTGTAAGGCGGTGTGAGAATACAATATACATTTATGACGGATGGCAAGGGTGTCAGTTATAGTGGTGGATAAGACGGTGGCAGCGATGGTTGTGGGCTTGGTGacggtggtagatacaacggtgGTGGCGGGGAGGTGGGTTTGAAGGAAGTGGTAGAAGAAGGGATGGGGTGGCAGTGACATCAACATTGATGGTCTTGTGGCAATGGCGGTGGTGACACTGAAAAGGGTGAAGGTGGAGGCAATGACGGTCAAGGTGGGGTGGAGGCGGTTGTGGTAGAAGCGGTGGTGATGGTAACTGGTAGGTGGCacaatgatggtggtggtgacacatTAGTAATACAAGTTATCCTTGTTATATAACTTCAGTAGTACCAAACCAACATATAAAGAAAATTTTTCCATTATAGATTTAACTGGCCTATGTTTAATTAATTTTGTATTTAGTACACATCATTTTACATAGTTTTATGCTTTTTGTGTATTTAGTACACATATCATTTTACCATTGAAACCAACACAGAATTTCGCGCTTGTTTTATTCTTCACAATGATGAACTTTGTTCTACCCGAGTTGAAATTCATATTGTTTCAAAGAAGCATAAGCTGCAAAGTTTGAATTTCGATCAACCTATTCATCCTCGATTTGATGTTTTCGCGttttagtttttgaaaattcTGAAAGAACTAGGGCCTTGGAGGTCAGGAAATGGGACAAAACTCCCTTATCTACAGCTTCGTGGCGAGTGGCACGGTGATCACAACAATCGGTATACATTGCGATGGCCATGCCTTCAGTTACCACTTACCTCATTGATAATGGATTCAGTGAATTACATTCTTTTGGTTTCGTTGCATTTGTGGTATATATGTGTGTTCATCACATTGTATCGTATGGTTTTCTGTAGTTGATTGAATTGGCGCATGATATTTAGCGATTTGCTTGTATATTCTCATAGGAAGTCAGATCAGTCGCCTAACCGGTCTAGATTTAAGAACTGGATAGACATCATAAATAACATTAAGACCACCCATAGTGGAGAAGGTTTTGGGCGTTTTCTAGCCCCAAAACGCCGTGGCCACTGCCCCCGGGGCGTTTCTTCGAAAGTGGTGAACGTTGTTGGGCAACGGTCAAATGGCTAACGGTcacttttatttaaaaaaaatcaatttcatTATCTATATAGGGAAATGGGCCTCTAATAATCCcatctagaccttattggccattaataatctcacTTCAGAATATTCCCctcaccagtcccacctttcacctatttttcctacaatggtcccccgttaaaaaaacttaacggagttaagcttttttccaaattacaaacagattttttagggcttttgatcagaacgatgatacaagctcattgatgtaaaacttacttcaa of Helianthus annuus cultivar XRQ/B chromosome 1, HanXRQr2.0-SUNRISE, whole genome shotgun sequence contains these proteins:
- the LOC110877831 gene encoding putative F-box protein PP2-B12, whose translation is MKFEEGNCGSGAAATSSSSSAVDSSISFVLLSESEGCMRHILAHTSPRDACRASLISRGVKCFANSDAVWERFLPDDDREIISRALDPVRYSSKKELYFRLCDSPVLLDDGNLSFSLYKQNGKKCFMLGAKALSIAWSATVFWRWRSLPESRFSEVAELVAVCWLEIKGKFKPSMLSSKTTYAAYLVYNIGPLSRGLDFPAKTLVRHVDGTEDADDDVAMTVAYLKPLNTNTHMERIGGVPRKRTDGWMEIELGKFYNDKTDGEIDIRFTEISELYWKSGLIVEGIDIRPINEEQHT